The sequence CGTCGGGTATGAAGTCGCTAGGGCCTTCTTCGGCGGGCTGGAAGTAGAACACCACGGTGCCCGGCAGGCGGTCGCGCATACCGGTGAGAATTTTCGCCGTGCTCAGCAGGATAGCGGTGTGGGCGTCGTGGCCACAGGCGTGCATCACGTCGACTTCTTTGTCCAGGTACACGCCTTTGGCTTTGGAGGCAAAGGGCAGGCCGGAGGTTTCCTTGACCGGGAGTGCGTCCATGTCGGCACGCAAAGCGACGGTTGGGCCGGGCAGAGCGCCTTTGAGGATCGCGACCACGCCAGTGCGGGCGACGCCGGTTTTTACTTCCAGGCCCATCTCGCGCAGTTGTTTGGCTACAAGTTCGGCCGTGCGCTTTTCGGTGTTGCCCAGTTCGGGATGGGCGTGGATGTCGCGCCGGGTTTCCAGCAGGGCTGGCTCGAGAATTTTAGCCTGGGCGGCGATTTCTTCCCGGGCGCTATCCTGGCCGCTGCTGGCGGCGATGACCGCACTGCTGGCGACGCCGCACAGCAGGCCGAAAACCCATTGATGTGTAAGACCGGTTAACCGCATAAGGACTTCTCCATGATTATTGTTGTTGATCCTCGTGTCGTCCGGGCGGCGCCTATTCTTTCTCTTGCGTGCCTCCCGCCGCCGTCACCACCTGCACGCTCAAGCGTGGTGTTGCCAGGTCCAGTCCGGCTTCGTCCAGATGCCGCTTGAGCGACAGGTTGAACGCTCGCGAAACTTCCCACTGCTTGATCGGCGCAGTCTTGAAGCGTGCGCGAAGAATCGCACTGCCGGACTCGAAACTTTCCACCCCCTGGATCTCCAGTGGCGACCAGATATTGCGGCGCTGCAACGGGTCGTTGCGCATCTTCTGGCCGACATCGCGCATCAGCTTGATGGCGTCGTCGATCTCCATGTTGTAGGGGATCGCCACTCGGAAGATCGCATAGCCGAACTCTCGGGAGTAGTTCTTGATGCTTTTGATTTCGCTGAACGGAATAGTGTGGACGATGCCATCGATGTCCCGCAGGCGCACCGTACGAATGGTCAGCCCCTCGACCGTCCCCAGGTGACCGCCGACGTCGACATAGTCATCAATCGCCAGGGAGTCCTCGATGATGATGAACAGGCCGGTGATCAAATCCGCCACCAGTGATTGCGCACCAAAACCGATGGCCAGGCCGATCACACCGGCACCGGCCAGCAGTGGCGTGACGTTCATACCCATGTTCGCCAGGGCGACGATGGAAGCGATGATGAAGATCGTCACGAACAGCACGTTGCGGATCAACGGCATCATGGTCTGTGCGCGGGCGTTGGCCAGACCTTTGCGCGAGCGGGTGAGCGCGTGGTGAATGGCGGTGTCGGCGAGAATCCAGATCAACCAGGAAAACAGCAACGTGCCGCCGAGGCCGAACAGCTTGACGCTGATTTCATGGCCGTCGCCTTCGGTAAAGCGAATCAATGACAGGCCCCAGACCCGCAGGCCCAGTTCGATAAACGCTAGCCACACCACCAGATGGGCAAGGGTGTAGACGAAGCTTTTCAGGCGTTCGGAATACAGCGCGTGACGCTTGTGCCCACGCTGGGGTTTGAGTGAATGCCGACGCACCAGGCCATTGATCACCATGCACAGCACCAACAACACCGTGCACAGCAGGGATTGGCGCAAGGCGGTACTGGTATCACCGGCGGAGAGGAAGGTGGCGAACAGCGAGATACCCACCAGCAGCAGTGCCGGCAGGTACCAGAAGGTGCCGATGATTGAGAGCGTGTCGCTCAGGGCGCGGCGGGTCAGGCGGCGCGACAGTGGCTGGTTGCGGATCAGGTGCGCAATGGGCCGACGGAAGCGCAGGATGAACACCCCGGTGGACAGCGCGGCCATGACATTGGCGATGGTCGCTGTCGTGTGGGCCAGGTGGGCGCCCAGGCTTTCCGTCATGCGTGGGTCGCTCAAGGCCTCGCCGAACGCAGCGAAACTGCCGATCCACCACAGTGGGCGGAACGCCTGGTGACGCAGGATGTACAGTGCGCGGTGGCGGTGAGGACCGTCCAGTACCGAAAAGGCAATGACGCAGATCGCCGAGAAACAGGTGCCCACCACCAGTGCATAGGCCAGCATCATCGCCAGGGATTTGCCCAGGGATGAAGGCAGTGCGTAGCTCAGGTAGACAGTGATCACCAGAGCAATCAGCCAGGGGCCCAGTTTGCGCAGGGCAAAGCGCAGCATGTCCCAGGTCCTGGGGTGTTGCGGCAGTTCTTCACTGAGGCCGAAACGCTCGCGCACCCGATGGCTGATCCAGATCAGCGCGGCGGCCAGCAGGCTCCAGAGCGCCAGGATCACGGCAAAACCAAAGATGATCGGTAACCATTCACTGGCTGGGAGCATCAGTGCCGTCAGTTCGTCCTTGGCTTGGTCGACTTCGTTGGACCAGCGGCTCACTGGGCTGTCGGCCCCGGAAAACTGCTGCTCAAGACTGCTCAGGGTGCCACCGATCAAACCGAGTACACCTTGTTCGGCTACGGGTTGGGCTTTTTGCGTGGTCTCGCGCAACTTCTTCAAGTCGCTCAGCAGCTTGGTGCGCTGCTGGTCGTTTTCCAGGGTCTTGATCACCTCGTCGAGGGATTGCCCCAGAGGCACGTCGGCCTGCGGCTGGGTTTTGTTGGTGTTGCCCAACAACCCTGGCAGGCCGATGGCCTGGGCAGGGGCCATGGGCAGCAGGGTCAGCAGGCAAACTAGTAAGCAATAGGGCAGGGCAAACAGACGGGCAAGCACGAGGCGGTCAACCTTAACAACGACGAATTGACCGAGTGTACGAGGCCGCTATGCCCAATGCGAGTGCATTTGTTACTCGGCGAGCTTGGCGAGGATCTTGTAAACCACAGTGCCGAGGATCAGCAGCATGCCGATCCACATGCTGAACACGCCAAGGTTCTTGTCGCGGAAATTGAAGCCGACGGCCAGCAGGATCATGCCCGTGAGGATGGGAATGAGCATGGAGTGGAAGGCGGACATGGTGATCATGGGCGACGGCCTTGTCGTTGGGGGATGAGTATAAGTCTAGGCCGGTTTGCGGGAAGTGGGGTTGATGTGTGTCAGAAATAACACCTGTGGCAAGCCCCCTCGCCACAGGATGTGAGAGTCAAGGCAAATCGCGACTCGCGTAGAACGCGCCCAGCACCTTTACCAGGTGCGCCAGGTCATGGCTGCCGCACAATTCACGGATCGAATGCATGGCAAACGTCGGCAGGCCGATGTCCACAGTACGCACACCCAAGTGGCTGGCGGTGATTGGGCCGATGGTCGAGCCACAACCCATGTCGCTGCGCACCACGAAGCTTTGCACCGGCACTTCTTCGGCCATGCACAGGTGACGGAAGAACCCGGCGGTTTCGCTGTTGGTGGCGTAGCGCTGGTTGCTGTTGACCTTGATCACCGGGCCGGCGTTGAGCTTCGGGCCGTGGTTGGCGTCGTGCTTTTCGGCGTAGTTGGGATGTACGCCGTGAGCGTTATCGGCGGACACCAGCAGCGATTTCTGGATGGTGCGTACGAACTCGTCACCGTCGGGCAGCAGGCGGCGCAAGGTCTGTTCCAGCATCGGGCCATCGGCACCGCAGGCGGAGCAAGAGCCCACTTCTTCGTGGTCGTTGCACACCAGTACACAGGTTTCTTCGGTGTTGCTGGTGAGCAAGGCCTGAAGACCGGCGTAGCACGACAGCAGGTTGTCCAGGCGGGCGCCGGCGATAAAGTCGCCATTAAGGCCAATCACTGCGGCGCTCTGGGTGTCGTAGAAGCTCAGTTCATAGTCGAGCACCACGTCGGCATTCAGGCCGTGCTCGCGGGCTAACTGCTCGGTGAGCACGGCGCGGAAGTCCACGCGCTCGTCACCGGCAAATTGCGCGAGGATCGGTGGCAGTTCGGTCTGGGCATTGATCGCCCAGCCCTGGTTGGCTTCACGGTTCAGGTGAATGGCCAGGTTGGGGATGATGGCGATGGGCAGCTTGAAGTCGATCAACTGGCTTTCGACCTTGCCGTCGCGACGGAAGGTGACACGGCCGGCCAGTGACAGGTCGCGGTCGAACCACGGTGCCAGCAGCGCGCCGCCGTACACTTCAACCCCCAGTTGCCAGAAGCCTTGGCGTTGCAATTCGGGTTGTGGCTTGACTCGCAGGCATGGGCTGTCGGTATGGGCGCCAACCAGGCGAATCCCGCTTTGCAGCGGCGAGTGGCGGCCGAGCTTGAAGGCAATGATCGAGGAGTCGTTGCGGGTCACGTAATAGCGACCGTTGGCCTCGGTAGTCCAGGTCTCACGCTCGTCCAGACGCTGGAAACCCGCAGCTTCCAGGCGCTGAGCAAGGGCCGCAGTGGCGTGAAATGGGGTAGGGGAGGCCTTGAGGAAGTCGATCAGGCCTTGGTTCAACTCTTCGCGCATAAGTAGCTCCAGACAGCAATGCGCGGAGTTTACCGTATTGGCTTGTTTTGTGTGGGAGCTGTCGAGCCCCAGCGAGGCGGCGATGGTGTCGCCTCGGTGTGCCTGAGAAGCCGCAGCGCCTGCATCGCAGCCTCGCTGGGGCTCGACAGCTGCCACATTTTGACCGTGTGCAACCTTTAGAACGGAGCGGGGCACTCGAAGCGCAAGCGCTCACCGCTTTGCGGATGAGTGAAGCTCAGCATGCTGGCATGCAGGCACAACCGCGGCCATGCGGCCAACGCCTGTTCATGGGCATACAAACCATCACCCAGCAACGGATGACCAATGGACAACATATGCACCCGCAGTTGGTGCGAGCGCCCGGTAATCGGCGTCAGCTCCACCCGGCACCACTCGCCGCAACGTTCCAATACCTTCCAGAAGGTCAGGGCGTTCTTGCCGAACTCATGATCCACCACATGCCGGGGCTTGGTGGGCGGGTCGTAGCGCAATGGCAGGTCGATGCTGCCGCTGTCCAGTTCCGGTTGGCCCCAACACAGGGCGGTGTAGGCCTTTTCGGTTTCCCGGTCGTGGAACTGACGAGACAATTCACGGTGGGTATCGGCGTCCCGGGCCAGCAGGATGATGCCCGAGGTTTCCCAGTCCAGGCGATGGACGATACGGGCTTCGGGGTAGCCGTTTTCCTGCAGGCGGGTGATCAGACAGTCCTTGTTGTCGTCGGCGCGACCGGGCACAGACAGCAGCAGGGTAGGCTTGTTCACCACCAGGACAGCGGCGTCCTGATGAAGGATATGAACATTGGACAGCGGCATTAAACAGCCTCGTAACAAACGCCAACGGCGGCTCGCTCACCCCGTTCCCATAAAGAGATCAAGGTAACCGAGCCGCCGTGGCGACCGCCTTTTCGATCAACGATCAGGCAGGGTGATATTGAGTTCCAGAATCGAGCAACTGCCGTCATTTTCCAGGGCGACATGTACGTCATCGTTACCGATATTGACGTACTTGCGAATCACCTCAACCAGTTCCTTTTGCAAGGCAGGCAGGTAATCCGGCGTGCTGCGTTGGCCGCGT is a genomic window of Pseudomonas sp. ADAK18 containing:
- a CDS encoding mechanosensitive ion channel family protein, which gives rise to MLARLFALPYCLLVCLLTLLPMAPAQAIGLPGLLGNTNKTQPQADVPLGQSLDEVIKTLENDQQRTKLLSDLKKLRETTQKAQPVAEQGVLGLIGGTLSSLEQQFSGADSPVSRWSNEVDQAKDELTALMLPASEWLPIIFGFAVILALWSLLAAALIWISHRVRERFGLSEELPQHPRTWDMLRFALRKLGPWLIALVITVYLSYALPSSLGKSLAMMLAYALVVGTCFSAICVIAFSVLDGPHRHRALYILRHQAFRPLWWIGSFAAFGEALSDPRMTESLGAHLAHTTATIANVMAALSTGVFILRFRRPIAHLIRNQPLSRRLTRRALSDTLSIIGTFWYLPALLLVGISLFATFLSAGDTSTALRQSLLCTVLLVLCMVINGLVRRHSLKPQRGHKRHALYSERLKSFVYTLAHLVVWLAFIELGLRVWGLSLIRFTEGDGHEISVKLFGLGGTLLFSWLIWILADTAIHHALTRSRKGLANARAQTMMPLIRNVLFVTIFIIASIVALANMGMNVTPLLAGAGVIGLAIGFGAQSLVADLITGLFIIIEDSLAIDDYVDVGGHLGTVEGLTIRTVRLRDIDGIVHTIPFSEIKSIKNYSREFGYAIFRVAIPYNMEIDDAIKLMRDVGQKMRNDPLQRRNIWSPLEIQGVESFESGSAILRARFKTAPIKQWEVSRAFNLSLKRHLDEAGLDLATPRLSVQVVTAAGGTQEKE
- the minE gene encoding cell division topological specificity factor MinE translates to MKFLDFFRANKKPSTASVAKERLQIIVAHERGQRSTPDYLPALQKELVEVIRKYVNIGNDDVHVALENDGSCSILELNITLPDR
- a CDS encoding RluA family pseudouridine synthase is translated as MPLSNVHILHQDAAVLVVNKPTLLLSVPGRADDNKDCLITRLQENGYPEARIVHRLDWETSGIILLARDADTHRELSRQFHDRETEKAYTALCWGQPELDSGSIDLPLRYDPPTKPRHVVDHEFGKNALTFWKVLERCGEWCRVELTPITGRSHQLRVHMLSIGHPLLGDGLYAHEQALAAWPRLCLHASMLSFTHPQSGERLRFECPAPF
- a CDS encoding M18 family aminopeptidase — encoded protein: MREELNQGLIDFLKASPTPFHATAALAQRLEAAGFQRLDERETWTTEANGRYYVTRNDSSIIAFKLGRHSPLQSGIRLVGAHTDSPCLRVKPQPELQRQGFWQLGVEVYGGALLAPWFDRDLSLAGRVTFRRDGKVESQLIDFKLPIAIIPNLAIHLNREANQGWAINAQTELPPILAQFAGDERVDFRAVLTEQLAREHGLNADVVLDYELSFYDTQSAAVIGLNGDFIAGARLDNLLSCYAGLQALLTSNTEETCVLVCNDHEEVGSCSACGADGPMLEQTLRRLLPDGDEFVRTIQKSLLVSADNAHGVHPNYAEKHDANHGPKLNAGPVIKVNSNQRYATNSETAGFFRHLCMAEEVPVQSFVVRSDMGCGSTIGPITASHLGVRTVDIGLPTFAMHSIRELCGSHDLAHLVKVLGAFYASRDLP